Part of the Gemmatimonadota bacterium genome, GGATCCCGGCCCAAGGAAGGCACCACGGTACGTACGCTCAATGACGGCAGGCAATTCGAGATCTACAAGCGGTACTTCGATAAGGCCGATTTCGACCGGTTGTCGGAAACCTGCGAATTGGATTTCACTGTGCAATTCGAGGGAAATCTCTACCTCGGCGTCACGGGAACGGTGCGCCAATGAGCGAGATCATGCGCGCCCGGGAATCAGCGCCGGATGCACACGCCCGGGGATCAGCGCCGGATTCGGAAAACCTGGAACCGGATAACCTGCATCGGGCGACCATCGAGTACTACAACCTGCGGCAGGTCCATGGCGACATGCCGCACAGGATCCCACGGGGACCCACGCCTGATCTGCCCGCCGAACAGGCCAGGATGGTCCGGGATTCGCGGGAGGCCATGCGCGGACGCAGAGTGCTCGAGGTAGCGAGTGGTACGGGATCGGCGACCAGGGAAATCGCGATGACCGCGGCTTCCGTTACGGGCATAGAGATCGCTCCCAACATGTTGAACATAGCCGCGGCAAGCGACAACCCGTCCAACGTAAGTTACCTGGCAGGCGACGCATTCGACCTTGAGTCCATAACGACAGGCAATAGTTTTAACGGCGGTTTTGCGGCAGGATTTCTGCACACCTGTCCTTCTTCGAGATACGCGGAGTTTCTGAATGGTTTCCACGCCAGGTTAGAGGGAGGATCTGTCGTGTTCATGCGATCGTCCAGACCGACGAGCCCTGACGCTGTAAGCAGGCTCTTCAGGGTAGCGGGTCACGCGGACCAGTTCATGATGCGGCAGTTGTCCGACGGTTCCGAGTACGTCATGGTCGAGAACGATCCGACCGAAGATGAACTCAGGAGCGTATTCGAACCCCTGTCGAAGGATCTCAGGGTGCATATCGGCAACTACTGGTGGTGGATCCGGTACGAGTTGCCCTGAGGACGCTTCATGTTTGAGATAGTGCGGCATGGCCACGCGCATGAACTTCTGACGCGCTCCGGGGCCTTCCTGGAAAATCGCGAGAGTGAGAACAACCTGCCTCTGGGTCTGGCGCACACACTCGCCAGGGATCCCCGGTACTATGGCGACGATCCACCGCTGCTGCTGAGCATATTGGAGAACGGTAACCCGGTCGGCGTAGCGGTCAGAACGCCGCCCCACCGAATCGTCCTGAGCATATTTGACACGGTTATTGATGCTGCCGTGGATCGACTCGTCAAACACCTGCGCAGCAGCGAGTTGC contains:
- a CDS encoding class I SAM-dependent methyltransferase, which codes for MSEIMRARESAPDAHARGSAPDSENLEPDNLHRATIEYYNLRQVHGDMPHRIPRGPTPDLPAEQARMVRDSREAMRGRRVLEVASGTGSATREIAMTAASVTGIEIAPNMLNIAAASDNPSNVSYLAGDAFDLESITTGNSFNGGFAAGFLHTCPSSRYAEFLNGFHARLEGGSVVFMRSSRPTSPDAVSRLFRVAGHADQFMMRQLSDGSEYVMVENDPTEDELRSVFEPLSKDLRVHIGNYWWWIRYELP